The genomic window GACCGGTTTGCGACCACGTTGGTCAACCAAAAAGGGCACTCCGTCGCCTTGCATAAGAGGTAGGTtagctttcttttcttattttgtgagaGTGATTGTGGTTTTATCTCCTGATCAATGTGGTTGTGTTATCGTTGGAAATCCATCTGATGAAAGAGAAAAGCAGAGTGAACTGATTGGCCTACTTTGTGGTTGCTTGCAAGTAATTATTCAGAAGCTAGGGTCTTCAAAGCCCACCAAATATGTCTTCCTGCAGTATGCTGATCAGATAATGGGGCTTTTCTACAAGGTTTTTGCTTGCAGAAACGCCACAGCACATAAAGAAGCCATGCTAGCCATTGGAGCCCTTGCCTATGCTATAGGCGCCGATTTTGCCAAATACATGCCTGAATTTTACAGGTTTCTGGAGATGGACCTTCAGAATTTTGAGGATTATCAATTTTGTGCCGTCACTGTTGGTGTGGTGGGGGACTTGTGCAGGGCATTGGAAGATAAAATACTGCCTTACTGTGATGGGATTATGACACAACTTCTGAAGAATTTGTCAAGTGATAATTTGCACCGTTCTGTGAAGCCCCCATTGTTCTCTTGCATTGGTGATATAGCTCTTGCAATAGGAGAAAACTTTAATAAATACTTGATGTATGCAATGAACACACTGCAGCTTGCCTCAGAGTTGTATGCCCACACATCAGGTTTTGATGATGAAAGGACGGAGTACATTAATTCTTTGAAAAATGGAATATTAGAGGCATATTCTGGGATTTTCCAAGGGTTCAAGAATTCATCAAAAACCCAGCTGTTGATTCCTTATGCACCTCACATCCTCCAATTCTTGGATAGCATATACATGGAAAAAGACATGTAAGAAAGTGAAAAATGTTACCTTGagtgtttttgcttttttttttttaatacaataaCCAGTTTTAATGGCTTTTGTTGCCTTCACTATGCAGGGATGAAGTGGTTATGAAAACAGCAATTGGAGTCCTTGGAGATCTGGCTGATACGCTAGGAAGCAATGCAGGTTCTTTAATTCAGCAGTCTTTGTCAAGCAAAGAATTTTTAGATGAATGTTTGACCTCAGAAGATCATTTGATTAAAGAATCTGCTGAGTGGGCCAAGTTGGCTATCAATCGTGCTATATCTGTTTGAGGTTCATCTGAGTTGCATATTCTTTTTCGTAAACTACCTGCATGCATTTGGGTGTCAAAATCGGTATTGGGAGATTGCATGAGTCAAGTTGTCACTAACACTTGCATCATCACCAATGCATCACTGACTTTTGCATGAGCACCATCGAGTCCAGTTTGGTCAAGAGGAAGAAGGTAGCAATGAGTTTGCAAATGCGGGTGTGGGTCTTCATGGGACACATAATTGGTTGCATGGCCGAGGGGAGGCGGTAACTGATCCATGATTGAAAAATTAAGATACCTTTGATGCTGGGTCTGAAGTTGGTCTTATTAGAAGATAAACCCATTATAGCCTGACAATGGTTTTCCCATAAACTAGCCATGGGTTGTTAGAATGGTGGAATTCACAGGGTTGAACTGGTTTTCATCAACACCACCAAAGTGCCTTGTTTCAAAAGAATCTCTTCCTGTTTCTGACTTTTAACACTGCATctagtttttttttctctttaacatTGTCCCTCTGCACAACATTAGGGTACCAAATTGTCAAAATCCAACTCACTGTCTTCAGCCCACAAAAGCAAACTTGGTCGGAATTCTTCCTCCGCCACCGCAGCGAAGAGCTCGAGGCATGGCTTCCGTGTGATTGCGACACTTGTCCACTGCGACCCCCACCTATGCTACCCATCGTGCAACCGGTCATGAATTTTCGGCCTCTGCAGAATCAAGCTCAAGCTGCAGCAACAATGGCAATTTAAAACGAAGAGGGGATTAGGATTTACAGACCTAGGACTAATTTGACATACATATGGAAACATATCTTGTCACCAGCCACTCTGCGCCAAGTTGGCATGCTCATATGCCACACTGACAGCCACCTAAGCAACAGTTAACGGCGTCACTGACGGAATTGACGGAAatttgacggaaggactaacgttaccaattttaaatttttcggggacaaattttattatctttttcttacGGGGACTCATTTGAAGAATGGGCTATCTTTCAGGGACCAATTTAACTATTTACtcccttaactattttctcttcCTATTTTTGCACCAAccttttaattgctttctttattctCTTATTTACTGTTTTATGCGTTTTAACCATCAACAACCATTTTCTATTTGTTTGACTAAACCAATTAGGTAATTATTATTGCTTAGTCCGATAATTTTTATAGAATCAACTCTCACTTACTTGAAGTATTACTTAGGTGGCCCAATACACTTGTACGAGTTCACAATTTACGCACCAGATAGTAAGATTTTGTTGATACAAAAAGAGTGGTCCGAAATGGGCAAAAGGCAACAGTAATTATAGAAATATTCCACCAAAAAATAATCCTAATAGGAAATATAACTACAAATAAAATAAGACTTCGATTTGGGGGGAGAATgctaagttcatcctcttcctttttgttttgtttgatgtTATATCAAAAGATAAGTTTAATATTTTCAAAGTTACCACAATAACATTAACAACCAAATAATTAGAGTTTGTTTGGAAATTTatcaattaaaatttatttaagaattttttattttgaaacaaataaaaaaaataatttaaagccAACAaactataatttaaataaaagttaaattaggtttacttaatcttttaaattttttaaattttgaatttaacaaattgaaaattaaTNNNNNNNNNNNNNNNNNNNNNNNNNNNNNNNNNNNNNNNNNNNNNNNNNNNNNNNNNNNNNNNNNNNNNNNN from Arachis ipaensis cultivar K30076 chromosome B09, Araip1.1, whole genome shotgun sequence includes these protein-coding regions:
- the LOC110266999 gene encoding importin subunit beta-1-like; this translates as MGLFYKVFACRNATAHKEAMLAIGALAYAIGADFAKYMPEFYRFLEMDLQNFEDYQFCAVTVGVVGDLCRALEDKILPYCDGIMTQLLKNLSSDNLHRSVKPPLFSCIGDIALAIGENFNKYLMYAMNTLQLASELYAHTSGFDDERTEYINSLKNGILEAYSGIFQGFKNSSKTQLLIPYAPHILQFLDSIYMEKDMDEVVMKTAIGVLGDLADTLGSNAGSLIQQSLSSKEFLDECLTSEDHLIKESAEWAKLAINRAISV